From one Anoplolepis gracilipes chromosome 8, ASM4749672v1, whole genome shotgun sequence genomic stretch:
- the Stau gene encoding double-stranded RNA-binding protein Staufen homolog 2 isoform X1: MLRHQHHAMQNQLRDHNRMAGPMRPMQQANMTQLHQPQHLLPHRNPHQPILSMPPHQQHMHHMQHPGPPHGNPRQPMLMGMNAHNTNNTMVSVSMKDQTNTVSVTLQNVQQPQYQHQQSQQQQQPNNQQNHSVQQPQPSQQVQQSQQQQQQSQHMPQQQSNIEQSKAITNDANGESRDDSSSNQNHANATNPALANMKEKTPMCLLNELARFNRIQHQYRLTNEQGPAHKKRFTVTLKLGEEEYVAEGPSIKKAQHSAATEALTKTWYRQPPPKPTKAMRIGHLGKCPTGSGHLPPTVELNALAMKRGEPTVYTFRQAPPATLQHQFMPHSFNNFPRMYNPRITYNRGVHTDLQGLYLVTLKVGEREFTGRGLTGQAARHDAASRALEQLRQLPLPEEIASVNNTNENGTLNGIDDPNAELKSPVSLVHETALKRGLSVSFEVVSESGKPHIRTFMTKCTVGEKVTVGEGSSKKVSKKRAAELMLEELKRLPPLPATIQNRTMRVKRKPPATKKKSRNLIKVYQEPRSESEAAEEVNPVSRLVQIQQAKREREPVYNLIDEKGAPRRREFVMEVTMGQHSAQGIGPNKKLAKRAAAEALLAQLGYSKPSPQPAKPSIKTGESENTEPKPRKVTFLEDEQVNDIQPHSVGGTIGRQLVPGLLLVDGGQESKLGNGPSVQIVAEELRGQQQNASTISAKDQLEYLSELFNFTVEFSDFPKGVSINKEYLSLVTLSTDPPQVCHGNGATIAASRNQAALRALRTLSKLGLDNPASNAAQVKKDKGASGDGIHISIQVKNNMDGAIDK, translated from the exons ATGTTACGTCATCAACATCACGCGATGCAGAATCAACTACGGGATCATAATAg aatggCAGGACCGATGCGGCCTATGCAGCAGGCTAACATGACCCAGCTACATCAGCCGCAGCATCTGCTGCCGCATCGGAATCCTCATCAACCGATACTGTCCATGCCCCCCCATCAACAGCATATGCATCACATGCAGCATCCTGGCCCGCCGCATGGAAATCCGAGGCAGCCGATGTTGATGGGCATGAATGCGCACAATACAAACA ATACCATGGTTAGCGTTAGCATGAAGGACCAAACTAATACAGTTTCTGTGACTCTTCAAAATGTGCAACAACCTCAGTATCAACACCAACAGTCgcaacaacagcagcaacCGAATAACCAACAGAATCATTCTGTCCAACAGCCACAACCATCGCAGCAAGTGCAACAATcgcagcaacagcaacaacagTCGCAACACATGCCACAGCAGCAATCGAACATAGAACAATCAAAAGCGATAACAAACGACGCCAATGGAGAGTCCAGAGACGATAGTTCGTCCAATCAGAATCATGCCAACGCGACTAATCCAGCCTTGGCAAacatgaaagaaaaaacacCCATGTGCTTATTGAATGAGTTAGCGAGATTCAATAGGATTCAACATCAGTATAGGTTGACCAACGAGCAAGGACCGGCGCACAAGAAGAGATTTACGGTGACATTGAAACTCGGTGAGGAAGAATATGTCGCAGAAGGTCCCAGCATAAAGAAAGCTCAACACAGCGCGGCGACCGAGGCCTTAACGAAGACGTGGTATCGTCAACCTCCGCCTAAACCTACCAAGGCCATGAGAATTGGCCATCTGGGCAAATGTCCTACAGGTTCTG GACATTTACCGCCTACCGTTGAACTGAACGCTTTAGCGATGAAACGAGGTGAACCAACCGTTTACACGTTCCGACAAGCTCCGCCGGCAACATTACAGCATCAATTTATGCCGcacagttttaataatttcccgCGAATGTATAATCCTCGAATAACATACAATCGCGGAGTTCATACAGATCTTCAAGGACTGTATCTTGTTACACTCAAGGTTGGTGAACGCGAGTTCACGGGTAGAGGTTTGACAGGCCAAGCGGCACGTCACGATGCAGCCAGCAGAGCTTTGGAACAATTACGACAATTGCCCTTACCGGAAGAAATCGCAAGCGTCAACAACACTAACGAGAATGGTACGCTGAACGGTATCGATGATCCAAACGCCGAGTTGAAAAGTCCGGTGTCACTGGTTCACGAGACCGCTCTGAAACGTGGATTGTCAGTCAGCTTTGAAGTTGTATCCGAGAGTGGTAAACCTCACATAAGAACCTTCATGACGAAATGCACTGTTGGTGAGAAAGTTACTGTGGGAGAAGGCTCCTCAAAAAAA GTGTCAAAGAAACGCGCTGCCGAATTGATGTTAGAAGAATTGAAACGTCTTCCTCCTTTACCGGCTACAATACAAAATCGAACGATGCGAGTAAAACGTAAGCCACCAGCAACGAAAAAGAAATCTCGTAATTTAATCAAGGTTTACCAGGAGCCCCGTTCAGAGAGTGAAGCCGCGGAGGAAGTTAATCCAGTCTCCCGGCTAGTTCAGATTCAGCAGGCGAAACGTGAAAGAGAACCGGTCTACAATCTGATAGACGAGAAGGGTGCGCCAAGACGCAGAGAGTTTGTTATGGAAGTAACGATGGGTCAACATTCTGCGCAAGGAATTGgacctaataaaaaattggctAAAAGAGCCGCAGCTGAGGCTCTTTTGGCGCAATTAGGATATAGCAAACCGTCGCCGCAACCTGCGAAACCATCTATAAAGACAGGAGAGAGCGAGAACACGGAGCCGAAACCCAGAAAAGTGACATTTCTCGAAGATGAACAAGTAAACGACATTCAACCTCACTCGGTAGGAG gTACCATAGGTCGTCAACTAGTACCTGGTCTTTTATTGGTGGACGGAGGTCAAGAATCTAAATTAGGAAATGGACCCAGTGTACAAATAGTTGCTGAAGAATTACGTGGACAACAACAGAATGCATCTACTATTTCGGCCAAGGAtcaattagaatatttatctgaattatttaattttactgtaGAATTCAGTGATTTTCCGAAG GGAGTATCCATAAATAAGGAATATTTATCACTTGTGACACTAAGTACTGATCCACCACAAGTTTGTCACGGTAATGGGGCGACAATAGCAGCGAGCCGAAATCAAGCAGCACTCAGAGCACTTCGAACACTTAGTAAATTGGGACTTGACAATCCTGCCTCAAATGCAGCGCAAGTGAAGAAAGACAAAGGTGCGTCTGGTGATGGAATTCACATTAGCATTcaagttaaaaataacatgGATGGAGCTATTGATAAGTAA
- the Stau gene encoding double-stranded RNA-binding protein Staufen homolog 2 isoform X3, translating to MLRHQHHAMQNQLRDHNRMAGPMRPMQQANMTQLHQPQHLLPHRNPHQPILSMPPHQQHMHHMQHPGPPHGNPRQPMLMGMNAHNTNNTMVSVSMKDQTNTVSVTLQNVQQPQYQHQQSQQQQQPNNQQNHSVQQPQPSQQVQQSQQQQQQSQHMPQQQSNIEQSKAITNDANGESRDDSSSNQNHANATNPALANMKEKTPMCLLNELARFNRIQHQYRLTNEQGPAHKKRFTVTLKLGEEEYVAEGPSIKKAQHSAATEALTKTWYRQPPPKPTKAMRIGHLGKCPTGSGHLPPTVELNALAMKRGEPTVYTFRQAPPATLQHQFMPHSFNNFPRMYNPRITYNRGVHTDLQGLYLVTLKVGEREFTGRGLTGQAARHDAASRALEQLRQLPLPEEIASVNNTNENGTLNGIDDPNAELKSPVSLVHETALKRGLSVSFEVVSESGKPHIRTFMTKCTVGEKVTVGEGSSKKVSKKRAAELMLEELKRLPPLPATIQNRTMRVKRKPPATKKKSRNLIKVYQEPRSESEAAEEVNPVSRLVQIQQAKREREPVYNLIDEKGAPRRREFVMEVTMGQHSAQGIGPNKKLAKRAAAEALLAQLGYSKPSPQPAKPSIKTGESENTEPKPRKVTFLEDEQVNDIQPHSVGGTIGRQLVPGLLLVDGGQESKLGNGPSVQIVAEELRGQQQNASTISAKDQLEYLSELFNFTVEFSDFPKGVSINKEYLSLVTLSTDPPQVCHGNGATIAASRNQAALRALRTLSKLGLDNPASNAAQVKKDKGSQS from the exons ATGTTACGTCATCAACATCACGCGATGCAGAATCAACTACGGGATCATAATAg aatggCAGGACCGATGCGGCCTATGCAGCAGGCTAACATGACCCAGCTACATCAGCCGCAGCATCTGCTGCCGCATCGGAATCCTCATCAACCGATACTGTCCATGCCCCCCCATCAACAGCATATGCATCACATGCAGCATCCTGGCCCGCCGCATGGAAATCCGAGGCAGCCGATGTTGATGGGCATGAATGCGCACAATACAAACA ATACCATGGTTAGCGTTAGCATGAAGGACCAAACTAATACAGTTTCTGTGACTCTTCAAAATGTGCAACAACCTCAGTATCAACACCAACAGTCgcaacaacagcagcaacCGAATAACCAACAGAATCATTCTGTCCAACAGCCACAACCATCGCAGCAAGTGCAACAATcgcagcaacagcaacaacagTCGCAACACATGCCACAGCAGCAATCGAACATAGAACAATCAAAAGCGATAACAAACGACGCCAATGGAGAGTCCAGAGACGATAGTTCGTCCAATCAGAATCATGCCAACGCGACTAATCCAGCCTTGGCAAacatgaaagaaaaaacacCCATGTGCTTATTGAATGAGTTAGCGAGATTCAATAGGATTCAACATCAGTATAGGTTGACCAACGAGCAAGGACCGGCGCACAAGAAGAGATTTACGGTGACATTGAAACTCGGTGAGGAAGAATATGTCGCAGAAGGTCCCAGCATAAAGAAAGCTCAACACAGCGCGGCGACCGAGGCCTTAACGAAGACGTGGTATCGTCAACCTCCGCCTAAACCTACCAAGGCCATGAGAATTGGCCATCTGGGCAAATGTCCTACAGGTTCTG GACATTTACCGCCTACCGTTGAACTGAACGCTTTAGCGATGAAACGAGGTGAACCAACCGTTTACACGTTCCGACAAGCTCCGCCGGCAACATTACAGCATCAATTTATGCCGcacagttttaataatttcccgCGAATGTATAATCCTCGAATAACATACAATCGCGGAGTTCATACAGATCTTCAAGGACTGTATCTTGTTACACTCAAGGTTGGTGAACGCGAGTTCACGGGTAGAGGTTTGACAGGCCAAGCGGCACGTCACGATGCAGCCAGCAGAGCTTTGGAACAATTACGACAATTGCCCTTACCGGAAGAAATCGCAAGCGTCAACAACACTAACGAGAATGGTACGCTGAACGGTATCGATGATCCAAACGCCGAGTTGAAAAGTCCGGTGTCACTGGTTCACGAGACCGCTCTGAAACGTGGATTGTCAGTCAGCTTTGAAGTTGTATCCGAGAGTGGTAAACCTCACATAAGAACCTTCATGACGAAATGCACTGTTGGTGAGAAAGTTACTGTGGGAGAAGGCTCCTCAAAAAAA GTGTCAAAGAAACGCGCTGCCGAATTGATGTTAGAAGAATTGAAACGTCTTCCTCCTTTACCGGCTACAATACAAAATCGAACGATGCGAGTAAAACGTAAGCCACCAGCAACGAAAAAGAAATCTCGTAATTTAATCAAGGTTTACCAGGAGCCCCGTTCAGAGAGTGAAGCCGCGGAGGAAGTTAATCCAGTCTCCCGGCTAGTTCAGATTCAGCAGGCGAAACGTGAAAGAGAACCGGTCTACAATCTGATAGACGAGAAGGGTGCGCCAAGACGCAGAGAGTTTGTTATGGAAGTAACGATGGGTCAACATTCTGCGCAAGGAATTGgacctaataaaaaattggctAAAAGAGCCGCAGCTGAGGCTCTTTTGGCGCAATTAGGATATAGCAAACCGTCGCCGCAACCTGCGAAACCATCTATAAAGACAGGAGAGAGCGAGAACACGGAGCCGAAACCCAGAAAAGTGACATTTCTCGAAGATGAACAAGTAAACGACATTCAACCTCACTCGGTAGGAG gTACCATAGGTCGTCAACTAGTACCTGGTCTTTTATTGGTGGACGGAGGTCAAGAATCTAAATTAGGAAATGGACCCAGTGTACAAATAGTTGCTGAAGAATTACGTGGACAACAACAGAATGCATCTACTATTTCGGCCAAGGAtcaattagaatatttatctgaattatttaattttactgtaGAATTCAGTGATTTTCCGAAG GGAGTATCCATAAATAAGGAATATTTATCACTTGTGACACTAAGTACTGATCCACCACAAGTTTGTCACGGTAATGGGGCGACAATAGCAGCGAGCCGAAATCAAGCAGCACTCAGAGCACTTCGAACACTTAGTAAATTGGGACTTGACAATCCTGCCTCAAATGCAGCGCAAGTGAAGAAAGACAAAG GATCACAATCGTAA
- the Stau gene encoding double-stranded RNA-binding protein Staufen homolog 2 isoform X2 — MLRHQHHAMQNQLRDHNRMAGPMRPMQQANMTQLHQPQHLLPHRNPHQPILSMPPHQQHMHHMQHPGPPHGNPRQPMLMGMNAHNTNNTMVSVSMKDQTNTVSVTLQNVQQPQYQHQQSQQQQQPNNQQNHSVQQPQPSQQVQQSQQQQQQSQHMPQQQSNIEQSKAITNDANGESRDDSSSNQNHANATNPALANMKEKTPMCLLNELARFNRIQHQYRLTNEQGPAHKKRFTVTLKLGEEEYVAEGPSIKKAQHSAATEALTKTWYRQPPPKPTKAMRIGHLGKCPTGHLPPTVELNALAMKRGEPTVYTFRQAPPATLQHQFMPHSFNNFPRMYNPRITYNRGVHTDLQGLYLVTLKVGEREFTGRGLTGQAARHDAASRALEQLRQLPLPEEIASVNNTNENGTLNGIDDPNAELKSPVSLVHETALKRGLSVSFEVVSESGKPHIRTFMTKCTVGEKVTVGEGSSKKVSKKRAAELMLEELKRLPPLPATIQNRTMRVKRKPPATKKKSRNLIKVYQEPRSESEAAEEVNPVSRLVQIQQAKREREPVYNLIDEKGAPRRREFVMEVTMGQHSAQGIGPNKKLAKRAAAEALLAQLGYSKPSPQPAKPSIKTGESENTEPKPRKVTFLEDEQVNDIQPHSVGGTIGRQLVPGLLLVDGGQESKLGNGPSVQIVAEELRGQQQNASTISAKDQLEYLSELFNFTVEFSDFPKGVSINKEYLSLVTLSTDPPQVCHGNGATIAASRNQAALRALRTLSKLGLDNPASNAAQVKKDKGASGDGIHISIQVKNNMDGAIDK, encoded by the exons ATGTTACGTCATCAACATCACGCGATGCAGAATCAACTACGGGATCATAATAg aatggCAGGACCGATGCGGCCTATGCAGCAGGCTAACATGACCCAGCTACATCAGCCGCAGCATCTGCTGCCGCATCGGAATCCTCATCAACCGATACTGTCCATGCCCCCCCATCAACAGCATATGCATCACATGCAGCATCCTGGCCCGCCGCATGGAAATCCGAGGCAGCCGATGTTGATGGGCATGAATGCGCACAATACAAACA ATACCATGGTTAGCGTTAGCATGAAGGACCAAACTAATACAGTTTCTGTGACTCTTCAAAATGTGCAACAACCTCAGTATCAACACCAACAGTCgcaacaacagcagcaacCGAATAACCAACAGAATCATTCTGTCCAACAGCCACAACCATCGCAGCAAGTGCAACAATcgcagcaacagcaacaacagTCGCAACACATGCCACAGCAGCAATCGAACATAGAACAATCAAAAGCGATAACAAACGACGCCAATGGAGAGTCCAGAGACGATAGTTCGTCCAATCAGAATCATGCCAACGCGACTAATCCAGCCTTGGCAAacatgaaagaaaaaacacCCATGTGCTTATTGAATGAGTTAGCGAGATTCAATAGGATTCAACATCAGTATAGGTTGACCAACGAGCAAGGACCGGCGCACAAGAAGAGATTTACGGTGACATTGAAACTCGGTGAGGAAGAATATGTCGCAGAAGGTCCCAGCATAAAGAAAGCTCAACACAGCGCGGCGACCGAGGCCTTAACGAAGACGTGGTATCGTCAACCTCCGCCTAAACCTACCAAGGCCATGAGAATTGGCCATCTGGGCAAATGTCCTACAG GACATTTACCGCCTACCGTTGAACTGAACGCTTTAGCGATGAAACGAGGTGAACCAACCGTTTACACGTTCCGACAAGCTCCGCCGGCAACATTACAGCATCAATTTATGCCGcacagttttaataatttcccgCGAATGTATAATCCTCGAATAACATACAATCGCGGAGTTCATACAGATCTTCAAGGACTGTATCTTGTTACACTCAAGGTTGGTGAACGCGAGTTCACGGGTAGAGGTTTGACAGGCCAAGCGGCACGTCACGATGCAGCCAGCAGAGCTTTGGAACAATTACGACAATTGCCCTTACCGGAAGAAATCGCAAGCGTCAACAACACTAACGAGAATGGTACGCTGAACGGTATCGATGATCCAAACGCCGAGTTGAAAAGTCCGGTGTCACTGGTTCACGAGACCGCTCTGAAACGTGGATTGTCAGTCAGCTTTGAAGTTGTATCCGAGAGTGGTAAACCTCACATAAGAACCTTCATGACGAAATGCACTGTTGGTGAGAAAGTTACTGTGGGAGAAGGCTCCTCAAAAAAA GTGTCAAAGAAACGCGCTGCCGAATTGATGTTAGAAGAATTGAAACGTCTTCCTCCTTTACCGGCTACAATACAAAATCGAACGATGCGAGTAAAACGTAAGCCACCAGCAACGAAAAAGAAATCTCGTAATTTAATCAAGGTTTACCAGGAGCCCCGTTCAGAGAGTGAAGCCGCGGAGGAAGTTAATCCAGTCTCCCGGCTAGTTCAGATTCAGCAGGCGAAACGTGAAAGAGAACCGGTCTACAATCTGATAGACGAGAAGGGTGCGCCAAGACGCAGAGAGTTTGTTATGGAAGTAACGATGGGTCAACATTCTGCGCAAGGAATTGgacctaataaaaaattggctAAAAGAGCCGCAGCTGAGGCTCTTTTGGCGCAATTAGGATATAGCAAACCGTCGCCGCAACCTGCGAAACCATCTATAAAGACAGGAGAGAGCGAGAACACGGAGCCGAAACCCAGAAAAGTGACATTTCTCGAAGATGAACAAGTAAACGACATTCAACCTCACTCGGTAGGAG gTACCATAGGTCGTCAACTAGTACCTGGTCTTTTATTGGTGGACGGAGGTCAAGAATCTAAATTAGGAAATGGACCCAGTGTACAAATAGTTGCTGAAGAATTACGTGGACAACAACAGAATGCATCTACTATTTCGGCCAAGGAtcaattagaatatttatctgaattatttaattttactgtaGAATTCAGTGATTTTCCGAAG GGAGTATCCATAAATAAGGAATATTTATCACTTGTGACACTAAGTACTGATCCACCACAAGTTTGTCACGGTAATGGGGCGACAATAGCAGCGAGCCGAAATCAAGCAGCACTCAGAGCACTTCGAACACTTAGTAAATTGGGACTTGACAATCCTGCCTCAAATGCAGCGCAAGTGAAGAAAGACAAAGGTGCGTCTGGTGATGGAATTCACATTAGCATTcaagttaaaaataacatgGATGGAGCTATTGATAAGTAA
- the Bug22 gene encoding cilia- and flagella-associated protein 20 — translation MFKNTFQSGFLSILYSIGSKPLQIWDKKVRNGHIKRITDNDIQSLVLEILGSNVSTTYITCPADPRKTLGIKLPFLVMIIKNLKKYFTFEVQIIDDKNVRRRFRASNYQSTTRVKPFICTMPMRLDDGWNQIQFNLADFTRRAYGTNYVETLRVQIHANCRIRRVYFSDRLYSEDELPAEFKLFLPIQNKAKC, via the exons atgttcaaaaatacTTTCCAAAGTGGTTTCTTATCGATTTTGTACAGCATTGGCAGCAAACCGCTACAAATCTGGGATAAAAAGGTGAGAAACGGACATATTAAAAGGATCACTGACAATGACATTCAGAGCCTCGTCCTGGAAATACTGGGCAGCAACGTTAGCACAACGTATATTACATGTCCTGCAGATCCAAGAAAAACTTTGGGTATAAAGTTACCTTTCTTGGTGATGATCATTAAAAAtctgaagaaatatttcacgTTTGAGGTCCAG ATAATTGATGATAAAAACGTGCGTCGTAGATTCCGCGCTAGCAACTATCAATCTACGACAAGAGTAAAACCATTTATATGTACTATGCCGATGAGACTGGACGATGGGTGGAATCAAATACAGTTCAACTTGGCTGATTTTACACGCCGGGCTTATGGAACAAATTATGTAGAGACATTGAGAGTACAAATTCATGCCAATTGTAGGATACGACGAGTGTACTTCTCAGATCGATTGTATTCAGAGGATGAATTGCCAGcggaatttaaattattcttaccCATTCAAAACAAGGCGAAATGTTAG
- the LOC140668677 gene encoding uncharacterized protein isoform X1 yields the protein MGTAAHDLEQQRDRRADRSTTQCRICAADIALDDDGMHIFAEDGRRHYLQTKIRKYLHILVSLEDKFSKMVCSICIKRLEGVHRFAMMAYRTQEKLRSQLYSNIDNTNSVQDDEIQDIKDTAKKTEDRGLLHSILTKGVIEILTEDEPLGPSELSSQEDKRHTPSMEEMEVKVDPMLFLQCGMEQSASEASDSSDNEEEITGTYSPEPLPLTNKNIEAEEEEEEKKDESESKLHEDSEKITSSALSKPHECTICARSFISQIGLQNHLWSHLPRERRFDGKPILRSQHVYSTNGVLHTNSDNNSSSNFICPICSKKISTKGNLKVHLETHRPKGKYGCDICGRIFKTQSNLFRHKEYHGGIQFPCNVCGRVYPTNSTLRAHSITHSDLRPHACPLCDKTFKRNQDLKFHINQHTGARPYQCPYCPKAFASSGNCFSHRKRMHPREVHRDRQRAADLMR from the exons ATGGGTACAGCGGCACACGATCTCGAGCAGCAGCGCGATCGGCGAGCGGACCGGTCCACGACACAGTGCCGGATTTGTGCGGCCGATATCGCCCTCGACGACGACGGGATGCACATCTTCGCTGAGGACGGCCGGCGTCATTACCTGCAGACCAAGATAAGGAAATATCTGCATATCCTG gtGTCATTGGAggacaaattttcaaaaatggtCTGTTCTATATGCATTAAGAGACTGGAGGGTGTCCATCGGTTTGCAATGATGGCATACCGTACCCAAGAAAAATTGAGATCACAGCTCTATAGTAACATTGACAATACAAATTCTGTACAAGATGATGAGATACAGGATATTAAAGATACTGCAAAGAAGACAGAAGACCGAGGATTGTTACATTCAATATTGACAAAa GGTGTGATAGAAATTTTAACTGAAGACGAGCCACTAGGACCATCAGAATTAAGTTCCCAAGAGGACAAACGTCATACTCCAAGCATGGAGGAAATGGAGGTAAAAGTGGATCCGATGCTATTTTTACAATGCGGTATGGAACAGTCTGCATCAGAAGCTTCGGATTCTTCAGACAACGAGGAAGAAATAACGGGAACATATTCACCTGAACCACTACCTTTAACAAACAA AAATATTGAagcagaagaagaagaggaagagaaaaaagacgAAAGCGAATCTAAATTGCATGAGGAcagtgaaaaaattacatctagCGCATTAAGCAAACCTCACGAATGTACAATATGTGCTCGATCTTTTATATCGCAAATCGGTTTGCAAAATCACTTGTGGTCGCACTTACCCAGAGAAAGAAGATTCGACGGAAAGCCTATTTTACGATCTCAACACGTTTATTCCACAAATGGTGTGCTTCACACGAACAGTGATAATAATTCGTCCAGCAATTTCATCTGTCCAATCTGCAGTAAAAAGATTTCTACAAAGGGAAATTTGAAGGTGCATTTAGAGACGCACAGGCCTAAGGGAAAATATGGATGTGATATATGTGGGAGGAT TTTCAAAACGCAATCGAATCTATTCAGACACAAGGAATATCATGGTGGCATACAATTTCCATGTAATGTATGTGGGAGAGTATATCCGACGAATTCGACGTTACGTGCCCATAGTATAACACATTCGGACTTAAGACCGCACGCATGTCCACTTTGTGATAAAACGTTCAAGCGAAATCAGGATTTAAAATTCCACATAAATCAGCATACGGGTGCGAGGCCTTATCAGTGTCCTTACTGTCCGAAAGCTTTTGCGAGCTCCGGCAACTGTTTTTCACATCGTAAAAGAATGCATCCTCGAGAGGTCCATCGAGATCGACAAAGAGCGGCAGATTTAATGAGATGA
- the LOC140668677 gene encoding uncharacterized protein isoform X2: MVCSICIKRLEGVHRFAMMAYRTQEKLRSQLYSNIDNTNSVQDDEIQDIKDTAKKTEDRGLLHSILTKGVIEILTEDEPLGPSELSSQEDKRHTPSMEEMEVKVDPMLFLQCGMEQSASEASDSSDNEEEITGTYSPEPLPLTNKNIEAEEEEEEKKDESESKLHEDSEKITSSALSKPHECTICARSFISQIGLQNHLWSHLPRERRFDGKPILRSQHVYSTNGVLHTNSDNNSSSNFICPICSKKISTKGNLKVHLETHRPKGKYGCDICGRIFKTQSNLFRHKEYHGGIQFPCNVCGRVYPTNSTLRAHSITHSDLRPHACPLCDKTFKRNQDLKFHINQHTGARPYQCPYCPKAFASSGNCFSHRKRMHPREVHRDRQRAADLMR, translated from the exons atggtCTGTTCTATATGCATTAAGAGACTGGAGGGTGTCCATCGGTTTGCAATGATGGCATACCGTACCCAAGAAAAATTGAGATCACAGCTCTATAGTAACATTGACAATACAAATTCTGTACAAGATGATGAGATACAGGATATTAAAGATACTGCAAAGAAGACAGAAGACCGAGGATTGTTACATTCAATATTGACAAAa GGTGTGATAGAAATTTTAACTGAAGACGAGCCACTAGGACCATCAGAATTAAGTTCCCAAGAGGACAAACGTCATACTCCAAGCATGGAGGAAATGGAGGTAAAAGTGGATCCGATGCTATTTTTACAATGCGGTATGGAACAGTCTGCATCAGAAGCTTCGGATTCTTCAGACAACGAGGAAGAAATAACGGGAACATATTCACCTGAACCACTACCTTTAACAAACAA AAATATTGAagcagaagaagaagaggaagagaaaaaagacgAAAGCGAATCTAAATTGCATGAGGAcagtgaaaaaattacatctagCGCATTAAGCAAACCTCACGAATGTACAATATGTGCTCGATCTTTTATATCGCAAATCGGTTTGCAAAATCACTTGTGGTCGCACTTACCCAGAGAAAGAAGATTCGACGGAAAGCCTATTTTACGATCTCAACACGTTTATTCCACAAATGGTGTGCTTCACACGAACAGTGATAATAATTCGTCCAGCAATTTCATCTGTCCAATCTGCAGTAAAAAGATTTCTACAAAGGGAAATTTGAAGGTGCATTTAGAGACGCACAGGCCTAAGGGAAAATATGGATGTGATATATGTGGGAGGAT TTTCAAAACGCAATCGAATCTATTCAGACACAAGGAATATCATGGTGGCATACAATTTCCATGTAATGTATGTGGGAGAGTATATCCGACGAATTCGACGTTACGTGCCCATAGTATAACACATTCGGACTTAAGACCGCACGCATGTCCACTTTGTGATAAAACGTTCAAGCGAAATCAGGATTTAAAATTCCACATAAATCAGCATACGGGTGCGAGGCCTTATCAGTGTCCTTACTGTCCGAAAGCTTTTGCGAGCTCCGGCAACTGTTTTTCACATCGTAAAAGAATGCATCCTCGAGAGGTCCATCGAGATCGACAAAGAGCGGCAGATTTAATGAGATGA